A single window of Flavobacterium sp. 140616W15 DNA harbors:
- the lpxD gene encoding UDP-3-O-(3-hydroxymyristoyl)glucosamine N-acyltransferase — protein MKSYSIQEINEVINGVIYGDTSQNITATEQLDKATNTEISFIGNKKYEKHWQDSKASVAIVNEDISIEPGENRAFIKVKNADLAMSQILALFAPPTPIFHNNIHVRAVVDESAIIGEGVRIGAGCYIGPKVKLADNVTIYPNVTILDECTIGKNTTIWPGAVIRERCHIGNDCIIHPNATIGADGFGFRPCNEKGLVKIPQIGNVIIGNGVEIGANSCVDRGKFSSTILGDGCKIDNLVQIGHNSKLGKFCIMAGNSGLAGSVTLGNGVIIGGSASIKDHTTIGDGAIVGAGSGVTGDIPAGKTMLGYPAVEARDALKQWAILKRLVCDSKK, from the coding sequence ATGAAATCCTATTCTATCCAAGAGATTAACGAAGTAATTAATGGTGTTATTTATGGTGATACTTCACAAAATATTACTGCTACAGAACAATTAGACAAAGCCACCAATACCGAAATTTCGTTCATTGGAAACAAAAAATATGAAAAACATTGGCAAGATTCCAAAGCTAGTGTAGCTATTGTTAATGAAGATATTTCGATAGAACCAGGAGAAAATCGAGCTTTTATAAAAGTAAAGAATGCCGATTTAGCAATGTCGCAAATATTAGCACTTTTTGCACCACCTACACCTATCTTCCATAACAACATACACGTTAGAGCAGTTGTAGATGAATCTGCAATTATTGGTGAAGGTGTTCGAATTGGAGCTGGATGTTATATTGGCCCTAAAGTTAAATTAGCCGATAATGTAACTATCTATCCAAACGTAACTATCCTTGATGAATGCACTATTGGTAAAAACACCACTATTTGGCCAGGAGCAGTAATCCGCGAGCGTTGTCATATTGGTAACGATTGTATCATTCATCCTAATGCAACTATTGGAGCGGATGGTTTTGGATTTCGCCCATGCAATGAAAAAGGATTGGTTAAAATTCCACAAATCGGAAATGTAATTATAGGAAACGGGGTTGAAATTGGAGCAAATTCATGTGTTGATCGTGGAAAATTCAGTTCAACTATTCTTGGTGATGGATGTAAAATTGACAATTTAGTTCAGATAGGCCACAATAGTAAACTAGGTAAATTTTGTATCATGGCTGGAAATAGCGGTTTAGCTGGTTCTGTAACGCTAGGTAACGGAGTTATCATTGGCGGAAGCGCTTCTATTAAAGACCATACAACTATAGGAGATGGTGCTATTGTAGGTGCAGGATCAGGAGTTACTGGTGATATTCCTGCTGGTAAAACAATGCTAGGATATCCAGCCGTAGAAGCTCGTGATGCTTTAAAACAGTGGGCAATCTTAAAACGATTAGTTTGCGATTCTAAAAAATAA